In the genome of Phycodurus eques isolate BA_2022a chromosome 11, UOR_Pequ_1.1, whole genome shotgun sequence, the window CGATACTGTTCCACAACAGAAAAACAGTACGACACAATGCGATATCGCTGTTCGGTTCCACCCGTTGTGTTGAATTGCGATACGACAGCATTGCCATAGTTTGTGTGTCattgtattattatgattgatattttgatgaaactcacaaacagcaaatatttataatacatAAAATCATTACTAAGCATTATTTTGTTCCGTGCTAATTTTGTGCTGTAATATTGTCACGATATGTTGCCAGTGAGGTCAAAATCGTGGTGACGTGTGCATACGAGCAATATGGCATACTGCAAAATACTTGACTCCCAAACAAAGATCTTTTATTTTGTGAAGATGTCCTAACTGAACTCAAGCCATTggcgttttttgttgttgcgttTCAGAGGCCACCAGGCTTTCGCCACTCACACCCGccaccatgaaaaaaaatgaatcttcgcacctccctcctcttcctcccccttCTTAACTCCCCCTCTCTCCTCATGTCCTTCCCCGCTCTCCTTTCTCACTTCTCTCCATCCGTCCCTCCGTCTCTCCCCCTCCGAGGAGCTGATCAATTCGCAGCCTCCCTGCGAGGTGAGACCACCCCTCACCCGTGCACCCCGTCTGTCCTCACCCTCAAcactttttggggagggggcggggcaaGAGATGGTCTTCAGCGTGTGAGGCCATTAGCACACCTGAAACAAAAACTGCAGTGGCAAATGCTCAGCGGGAGGAGGTTAATTCAGCAGTCTGCTATGACCCGATTGGTCTTTGCCGCAATGTGAGAATGGATTTTATGACGGTGGGACCCCTCATACATCTCGGAGTGGTGCAGATCCATCCTTGAGGCTGCCAATGAGACCGTACCTGTACATTCAACGTAGGTTTTCAGGGACTCACGATGCAAGACGATTTATTCCACGTACGATACGATACTGTACAATGCAATGCGATACATTCAATCCAATTAGAACGCGATGCGATTCGCTACAATTCCCATCAGATACAGTACAATGCAATATGGTCCcgttcactccaattacgatacaATTCACTCCCATTACGATATGACACGATGTGTTGCAAAACGCtctgattcactccaattatgcTGCGACGTCACGATTTGAAACTGCACGGTGCAATTTGCAGAAATGACAATACGTTACAAATAATTCAATCTAACTACGACATGATTCACTCCGATTACGATACAGTACGATGTTCTGATTCACGCCAATCCCATTACAATACGAATCACTCCAATGATGATGTGATAGGTTGCGATATGATACGATTCACCCCAAAATAGATACGATGTGATGTGACACGCTACGATTCGTTCCAAAGATGATGCGATACGTTACGTAACGATTCCCTCGATACCATGTGGCGCGTGACATCGCGATTCACCCCAATCTAAATTCAACGAGACAATTCAGTCCAATTACGATACCGCACGCAAATTCCCTTGCGATACGTTTCACATCATTCGACACAAGGACGGTAAGCGCTGTTTCGCCACGTTTAGGACTGCACAAACAGTTTGCTTTTATTGTTGCCTTATCACTTTGATAACACCTCACGTATTTAACACTGAGGTAGGGAAAAAAGTGAACACCGTGCCTACTTAAGTGAGTTACTTCCTCATGTATACATCTAaagtgtgtgagcgtgtggTGGCGCACTGATGTCTTTATCTGCAACGACGCCACACCTCGCAGCGTCTTTGACGCCTCTCGTCCGCACTTCACAATTCACTTGGAATTCCAGCAATAAACGCGCGTGAACACATCTGCGCGTCAAACAGTGTGAATGCCGCACAagatactttttgttttgttttgtttttcgtgCCGAGTCAGCAAGTTGACTTCCTGACGCGCACGCTTGACATTTgcgatgaaaagaaaaaacacacacaagaggctctgttaagactttttttttttttacattgtgttaaAGATTAGAGCACAAACAACTTTATTGCACTAGCCAGACACTTTATTAGGGACACCTGCTAATGTCTTATGACATCCAATAAAATCATTTATAAAAATGATAATGCCCAGTTTTGATCTTTGTTAGTACagtcacacaaatacacacaaacacgtgtATAGAGATGCAATTTGTAGATATAACAGTATTTATTCCACTGTGCCTTATTTGCACTTATGAATTTAGTCTTGGCTTAGCATAgttatgaaatgattcatttCTGGTTCTGTCGTTGCCATTGTTGATCATAGAAACTTGGAGTTGTCAACTAATGTTGTAATATCTGCACCATCCAATGACAATAGAAGATGTCGCTTCTCTCCTCGGCTTCATTAAAATGCGCTGTGtataaatgtaatgtattattattcattattattattcttttataATTGTGGTTGAAGTTTGCTGTGCATGTAGCACTTCAGTGTATcctaaagagagagagagctgttcctaatattttggccctAAATAAGGTCTTAAGAGAAGCTGAAAATGATTTCATCAAGTGTATTTGAATTCATTAGAAATATATTGAAAGTGTACAGGATCCGTGTAACGCTGCGGCGTGTTATGCTGACAACTGTTCTTCATAATTTGGCCCTAAATGAGTGTAGGTAACTACAATATTACGACAAAGCACTGTCGTGTTACACTTATTTTAAActtaacattgtttttatgaatcAAGTGTCActtattcattttttcccctaaaaaagATCATTGTACACATCTATTTTATCATAATTTTATCTCGATTATGCATTTATCAGTGCCCTAGCTACCCGTTTAATATGTACTATATGTACATCTTAATAGACTTTGCGGgggtacctaatattgtggctgtGCAGATCGATATGTGATCAATGTGATATGTGATCAATCCTGTTTGCAATGTGGCTGCCATTCCCAAAATGTGCGCTAGGAGGCGCACGCGATTAAGTATTCATGTGTGTGAGAAGCGAAAGGAGACTCACGCGCAACGCTCCCAAAAGAAGCCAACAGgacttttggttttttttttttttaattcaaatgcgACTGACAACCAATAATCACAtaattttcaacactttagggCTGGCGAGCTCACAGTGGTCAAAACCAAAAGCATTATTTGCATTATGACCTCACAACTCCAAATTCACAGTGTTGAAATGCACTGTGTTAATATTGATCAATGTAAGTGCATTGAAAACACAACGCGACGTTGCAAAATGATACAACTTCATGTtacactggaaaaacaaaatagcagttactgtgatttgatttcattcaacgtctcaacataaaatgctgatCGGAGAGGTAAATGTGtagatacatatttttttttttctccaccccACCTtcatttcattgacaatttagaTCGAGTGTGACAACTTGTCAACACGTTTGACCTCACTTTGACTCCTGCAGGCGACCGGTTGCTCCTGGGATGTACAAAATGCATGcacgcaaaaaataaaaaataaaataaaaaagtcatttgaatacAATGTTTAAcgtaaaaacatacacacacacacacacgcgcgcgcgcgctcaCACAAATCACACCTTAAACGCAACATACTGActcttcttttattattattattattgtttttttgtcagtcaGCTTGATTTTCTTGCAGCGGTTGCTGTCCCGTGCTTGGCGTTTATAAACGCTAATTGAAGCCACCTAATGACTTTACAATGCCTTTGGCGTGACTTTACTGCATGGCCAGCTGCTCAGAGggcaccttttttttctgtgtgtgtgtgtgtgtgtccacctACAGCCACATCAGTCAGTCACTCTTGTTactatgctttaaaaaaaatacaaataaatatggcTCATACTCACTAATTGTTTCAAACTAGTCGATGTCGTAAAAATCCCTGCGCCCTGCtcgggaaaaggaaaaaaaaaaaacgcattgaaaaagcagacaaacaagaagaagaagaagaagaagaagaagaggaggaagaagagggagCCCTCTCGCACTTCTTCCCCGCGCCTCGTCGCCCGCAGCCCGGCCTGCTCACCGCCGGAATCCCCGCTGAATGTGACGGAGGACTTCCATGCAGCCACcaaaaagcagcagcagcagcagcccgcCCCCAACTTAATATTAGCATAattaccatcatcatcatcatcatcatcatcatcatcaagaaATACATGGAAGAAGTATTAGGGTGTCGTCATGCAGTGCACTAGTTTAAAGTCCGTATCTTCTACAAAAATGACATGAATTGCACTTTACCTGCACATTTACCCATTTATTTTGTACAGCATTGCTAATAAATGCACGGGAACTGTTAAATATGATGACGTCACTGGCTCTGAAGCCATCTCTCTATACAGAAACCACACGCATATACTGGGAATTTGATGACATCACTGTTTTAAAGTGCTAACCATCCACCTGTGCATTATGAATGGCATTTACTGTTCTACTTTAACTGCATATTTACTCCTTTTTATATGCTGGGAAATGTGACGACACGACTTGTCAAAGTCTGATCAAACTATGTCAAGAAATCACATTTATTGCATTTGAAGGCTATACGAATGCACATAGGAGGCAATGTGACGACGTCACTAGTTAGTCTTATCGACCAAAATTCAGAAATCATATTTCTGTAAACGCTACAGAAATGCACAGGCTAGATTAAAATGATGACGTCGCCAGTTGTCAAAGTACTTTATATATagatcacattttttaaatatttgacttGACTGTGCTTTGAAATCTTCGGATTCCCATCATTAGTTGAAGCCTCATCTCCATCCAGAAATCCCATGGATATTGCATTTAACacttaacatgcatgcatgcatgtgctgTACGAGGACATGTGATGACGTCACTTTTTAAGCCCCTCATCGAGTATCATAACATGCGGTTGTGCGTCTTGTCTATGAGAATGAACCTCATTTACGAGGCAAGAAAATGCACATCGCAACTACTTACTGTGACATAAAAGTATTCCAGACGCATTTAAAGACTCGAAATTAAAACCGTGACAAAGATAATTCAAGGATCAAAGTATTGCGCTCATTCGTGATTGCATATTAATTGGGGGATTTTAAAAGTAACCCGCACGGGCCAATTGtcttattttgtactttttttgtttttcttgaaacaaaAAGTGACCATAAACAAGCGCCACAAAgttgaaataaattacaagtgtggcctgatgaggaggatgatgatgatgtgttttcttttgcacttTCTCACCAATGTGGCCTTGgagcaatcaatcaatcattccgCGGATCGATCGAAGaaggcagccaatcagagcgcCTCCCTCCAACAGCCCCCGCGTGAGGCCCGCCGCCATTGGGCAGACCGGACTGACCCATTCGGCTCAGCAGCAGGGGTAGACACGAGGGGGCCAGTCGGCAAACTACTCGCCAATTGTGATTTAACAGCAAACGAAGCCAACAAAACGCCATCGTCTCCTCTCTAAACTCATTCTTCTTTGTTACACGTCGCTCAAGCTGACACGCAAAACACGAAAGAAAACTTGGGCGCACGAGGAGCGAGCGGGCCCCCGAAACCGGCCGGACGGGACCGGCTAGGTGGCGAGAATGTCACGCACGCAACCGTTATACAACGCATGAATGGCCGCGATGCGGCCATGTGACGCGTGACTTGGCAGCGCCGAGTGACGGCGATGAATTCGGCGTACTTTACGACGGCATACCTGGCGAGGTTCCGGTGGTTCGGGACGTAAATGAGCTCACGGCGGAGCACTAAAATGGCGAGGTTTTTTCAATGGACTCTGGTTTTCACCCCCCTTGGGTTTCCGCGTCACTTACTGCGGTCCGACGCGACCTGTTTATGGCCACCGCTACTTCCGGGTtcgagcacacgcacacacgcgcgcgttcATCTCCATCCAAACACGACACCCACGCGGCTCCTTTAAGAAAAGCCCCGAGCCGGAATGAtgagccctcctcctcctcctcccccttccccccctcctcctcctcctcctcctcctcctcctcctcctcctccttctcctcttgaGCTCCTCCACACGTCTTTGCATAAGTGAATCAAGCCGCGGGAGAGCGGGCAGCCAGCAGCCGCCGAAGCCAGGGAGAGACGCTTCATTCCCGGCCGTGAGTGGGAGCGCCGAGCCGGTGTTCGACTCAGCGGACCGAAGCCTGCGGGAGGAACGCCGCAACCGccgacgccgccgccgccgacgaGCAAGCAACGCCGGACACGCGGGAGCCGGAAAGAACGAGCCATGAGAACCACCGGGTGTCTTCTTTTAAggctttgaatttatttttttatttttctgcggttgggggctgggggggggggctgggggcGGACTCGGAGCGAGAAGGAGAGCCGAGGATCGACTCTCCTCGGCCGGGTTCAACTTGGCCGGCACCGCGGTGACGGGCCGGAGGGGaaaacatccccaaaacaaaacaaaacaaaacaaaaacccaaaggatttttttgttgttgctggttttttttttgtatttttttttttttttttttttttttttttttgctttttaacatttttttgttgttgaatgtaaCCACCTCCCCACTCTATTTTTGTTTGGATTTGCTAATTTGCCGTGCAAGGCTGGCTTCCGAGCGGATTTAAGTGCGGGACTCGAATCACGAACTGCGGGCGGCGAGGAGGCTCATGGCGCAAAGGGTACGTACGAAAACACGCGTGCACATCGGAGAGGGTGGGGgggaccaaaacaacaacaaaaaaagttacttttgcTGTCTTTTTGTTTGGCACCCACATTACGCACGGACGAGCTGGTTTtgcattgccccccccccccccccattacccCCGCCCCCACCTCCCCCACGCACACATCTACGCACACTTCTTTCGTGGACGTGTTTTTGCAGATGACTTGTGACAGCACTGCGTGGATTCTCTGGGTGACAAATCTCAAACATTTGTCTCGTGACTTTGGATCTCCACGCACCCCCAccctccaacacacacacacacccttcttTAATAAAATGCCCTCAAACGTatgatcacaaaaaaataataataaataaattcgTAGCGAGGCGACGACaaaatgatttgatttgtgATTTGATTGATACATTCTGTCCCCAAATCTGCCACGCTTTCGCTTGGAGGtcgctgttgttgttttcccaaaTAACTCCATCAACActggaacacttttttttttataaatttctTGAACAAAGCAGCACTTTGTTAAAGGCAAACAGTGACATTGCCTTGCTATAAAATGGCATTTTAGTGTTTTGATGGCACAGTTTTAAGCCTTTAAGATGAGGAAAAACTGTCCGGAATCTCACTTTATTACTGGCTGAACGATTGTGATAATTCCTCGAATCCCTACTTTGAAGTTGCTGCATTAGAGCAAAAGTGAGTATTAAAAAAGTCGGAATTTAGAAATGAACCAGTCcagttttgaattgaattacttGACGCGTTAACAACTTCCCCATTTGCTGCAATCGTTGGATTAATTTGCACGCTCGCTCCTGTTTTAAACGGATCTTGAATAATGGTCGTATGAGTgcaattgttgtgtgtgtttcggTGCAGTACGACGACTTGCCCCACTACGGGATGGACGGGGTGGGCATCCCGACCACCATGTACGGAGACCCGCACGGCGCGCGCTCCATGCAGGCCGTGCACCTCAACCACGGGCCCCAGCTGCACTCGCACCAGTACCCGCACACGGCGCACACCAACACCATGCCCCCCAGCATGGGCTCGTCGGTCAACGACGCGCTCAAGAGGGACAAGGACGCCATATACGGGTACGAGCACCGGAGGCATTGGAGTGCGCGGTGGGGGCGGGCGGGGTGGGACCTCCGGGACTTCCAGCGGGGTGCTCGGCTCGCCTCGCCCTGGGACAGTGAGCGCTTGTCGGGCACGACTGTCTCGGCGGGTCGCTGAGGCCGAGCGGACCTCcgcgcacttttttttttttttttttttgtcttttcctaaCAGTTTATCAtatttgatagttttttttttggtaatatcccgtttgcttgtatgtgttgTTATAAAAGTACATTGCACTGTAAAATGCGGGAGTGGTCTAATAATTGCACACTTTCAACCGAGCGGGAATAATTACAACCAATTGCTAATTTCATTAATTGTCGCTCACGAACATTTAAGTGTGCATCACATTTTAGACAGGTGCTGCctgttaataaaacattttttgtggctttttagcatttacataatatatatatattttttgttttgttttgtttgtttcatcacATGAAATGATCGATGCGTGTGTGGCTCAGGCAGTTTGCATTGCTCAACGCCACCCTATGTATTCTATATAATAAACACACTGTACGTGCGCAATTGTATTACACTTTCCAGCCTCtccgcatgcatgcatgcgtccACGCGGGGAAGCTCCCCACGGGCGGGTcgctgcgcgcgcgcgcacacacacacacacacacacacacacacaaataataaaaaaaatcccaaaatccAGCCTGCAGTGGTGATGACCCCGTCGCTGACATTTGCTATTGTGCGGCCTGTATATAactgcgcgtgcgcgtgcgtgtgtgttgccaTGCAGGCACCCCCTGTTCCCGCTGCTTGCACTGATTTTCGAGAAATGTGAATTAGCCACGTGCACCCCCAGAGAGCCCGGCGTGGCGGGCGGGGACGTGTGCTCGTCGGAGTCCTTCAACGAGGACATCGCCGTCTTTGCCAAACAGGTCAGCGAGCAGCAAAACACAAATCGAGCTTGAGCAAGAAAGTGAACTGCATTTGAATTCCCATTTTCTTGGGGTGCACTGACGTGATTTGGACAAAATGATCACATGACTGcttcatttatgtatttatttttgtttagattCGTGCAGAAAAACCTTTATTTTCGTCAAATCCAGAACTGGATAATCTGGTAAGTAAATACATGTGTGTGTTATGCACTTGATCTGAATCATATTGGTGGAAAGTGCTGGGAACTGCGCATGACGTCACTTTACGCGAATACGCGCAAATGACTTAAATGgcttggtttaaaaaatatatatatatttgttgttattttggaaTTTCTGCAGATGATTCAAGCCATTCAAGTGTTACGGTTTCATCTGCTGGAGCtggaaaaggtaaaaaaaattaaaaaaaatctctttttgtTCCCcatcatttgcataattgtatttttgctcgTCTCTTATAATTAGCGTCCAAATCAATCACGGTacggttttttgttgttgtttgtttaaattttggTGCCTTCGTCCTCGCTGTGCATGTGTTGCCGGACCGGTCCCGACCCATTTCTGTTAAGTCTGCCCACATTGCTTTCTTCGTGTATTTAAAAGAGAGCGAAAAAAACGTCGACAAGTGCACGAAATCCGAGCGTGACGCGGCGGGGTGGCCTGTCTGTggcgttttttaaaatgttattatttttattattattgttattattattattattatttttaacacgCGTGTTGAGTGCGTCGTGGCCCGTGTGAGCCCTCGTGTCACTGCCAATTTTCGGGGATATCTCCATCCTGAGGGggagcgaggggggggggggggataccaTCGTCATGCACGGCCCtggccacctcattaggtacacctgcacccaGGCTCAAATATTATGTGTTCATTATGTTTTGTGGCTGGTGACAGCTGTCCCTAATATTTAGCAATGAGAGAAGGGGTCCAAATATCAGGGACACCTCTGAACCACAAGGTCTTTGTACAGTTTACGCGCTGcaaagttggatttttttttttttttagcccgcAGAAGACAGTGCAGGCATGCATAATAGTCTCACTagtaacaattattattattattattattattattatgaagtgTTAGAAAAAGTTACTTGGATCTAATCTACTCTTCTTGtcgtgctttttaaaaaaaaaaaaaaaaatcttttggtcAAGAAGGGTCAATATATTAGAGACACCCCTGAAAGTACACActttgtaaattattattattattattatagctcTTAATATGCAGCGTAGGTGTACctgttgttttgaaaaatgaatggTAGTATttgtatgaattaaaaaaaaaatgtggctgGAATATAATGCCCTTGTTGTGCTGGAACGTACTTTTATGATTAATTTCCCATGGCTAGTTTTACGCTGTATGCGGTTCTTGAACGTCGTTCCTAATAATTtggttttatgaaatttgaTTCATTTGTAGCTCTTAAAAGACAGCCATATATCCATCCTATTTTGACCACTGACCGGTATTATTATTTCGAATTTTTCTAAAACTGTTGTTGGAATATAatcttttctccttttttttttttttttttctgtgtttgatGAGTTTTTATCAGGTAATTTCTGGCATCTTGGTATATGTTGTGTGGAGCAGAAGGGATGTCAGCGACACTGAGGGCGAGAGAGGGTCACAGTATTAGAAACCCCTTTGAAACGTAACATTTTTGTAAAGTTTGTCAGGCTTCATTATTTGTAGTTCATGAGATGCagtgcaggtgtgcctaatattttgaccaggGGTTGgattcttcttctcctttttcttctgtAGACAAAAACAATGTTGCTGGATTAGAATGCATTCTCCTTGTGGTGTTACATTTGTTAGTTTTTGGGAGTAATTTTGTGGctgtttttgtggttgttttgttgCGCGAGGTCTGTTTCTAATAATTTGGTTGACACAATTTGCGAagtttgtttgattattttttttttttgttcttttcctaGCTCATGAAATACAGTCCAGCTGCATCTGATAGTCTGACTAGTGATTGGTATTggtttttttatgatttcttttattattatttttaaaattgatgcTTGAATATAATCTGGCTCCTTTGTGATTTAGATTAACAATGACAGAatttattttcttgctttttttgatatttattttttttatttttgctcgtGAAATACAGTGCAGGTGTGcccaatttaaaataaacaaaaaaaaacatttttttttagattgtttcTTGAATATCGTCTCGTCTGCTGGTTGTGTCGGGTTAATTATTACGAGTCATCTCTTGCCTCTTGTTTTTTCATGGTTTGAGGACTGTTCGTAATATTTTGGTTAGCAGACTTTGTGACTATTGCGAGATTTATTTTTGCGGGGGGGCTCATGAGATGCAGTGCAAGTGCGCGTCATCCTCTGACCAGTGCTTGgcattattttgatgattttgacGAAAATGATGCTGGAATATCATCAGATCTTCAGTCCTTTACTGTGCACATCTCGCCGTTTGTTTGTGTCTCGCGCCCACGCAGGTGCACGAGCTGTGCGACAACTTCTGCCACCGCTACATCAGCTGCCTGAAGGGCAAGATGCCCATCGACCTGGTCATAGACGACCGCGAGGGCGGCTCCAAGTCGGACAGCGAGGAGATCACCCGCTCCTCTGTGGCCCTCGACCAGGTACACGCACACATAAACACCCAACCCCCCGCCCTAACTCCCCCTCCCTCCAATCATCCCCTCCGTCGGAATGAGACATTTTCTGCATAAATGCTCTCATGGGCTCGTTAAGACTCGACCCTCTTTCCTGCGCATTTTCCTTCACGGGGTCCGTTTTGCAGGCTCCGCCCTTCGCCCCTCGCCCGGTAGCGGGGCGCGAGGCCGAGGCGCTCCCCGGTGTAGCTTGCGCTCGGTCCCtccgcttttttgttttttctttcttttcccggtcctcttcctcctccactgCGTGCACGCTTCATTAGGCGTCTCGTCGGTGCTTCTCCTCAGACATGAGTGCACATTGCTTATCGAGAGACCACCGCCCCCCACCACCGCTCCCCCACTACATCACAGCCCTCTTCATTTGGATTGTCAAGCAACGAGAGGCAAAATAGAGAAAAGGTACATCAAGGCGAGGTGGTAAAACCACTGGcacgctgtacttaagtagatgaTAGCTTTATGATAATTGAAAAAGTACACCTTGTATAATCCGCTTTCCCCTTGAATTGAAATGCAATAAATCCTTTTCCAGTCCCTCCAAATAGcgccaacatttttttggggtgcttTTAATACAGACAAATAGTACTGTATTGTgtataaatgaaaacataaaagtaataaactgcttttataaagtgtaattaccgtacgcactgtagtatttgtgagCTGGACGTGTGTcgtttaaggggcgtggcctagtgagtgacatgaGTTAGTccgcgtgtgagcgtctgggcgcgagttgtggcctacagcagctccttgcgaatTTCTGTGTCTGACTGACATCAGAGTACCTTAATTGCGCCGTTTCATCTTACGCTTAACACACTACACAGCGGAAGGAGTTAAAAATGGCGGcgtcaaagtaaaaagtcgtcgggaaaataaatactcaaagcaCGGTGCCTGAAACATCGACTTAGGTACAGT includes:
- the LOC133409511 gene encoding homeobox protein Meis1 encodes the protein MAQRYDDLPHYGMDGVGIPTTMYGDPHGARSMQAVHLNHGPQLHSHQYPHTAHTNTMPPSMGSSVNDALKRDKDAIYGHPLFPLLALIFEKCELATCTPREPGVAGGDVCSSESFNEDIAVFAKQIRAEKPLFSSNPELDNLMIQAIQVLRFHLLELEKVHELCDNFCHRYISCLKGKMPIDLVIDDREGGSKSDSEEITRSSVALDQTSWNRDHDDTASTRSGGTPGPSSGGHTSHSGDNSSEQGDGLDNSVASPSTGDDDDPDKEKKRNKKRGIFPKVATNIMRAWLFQHLTHPYPSEEQKKQLAQDTGLTILQVNNWFINARRRIVQPMIDQSNRAVSQGAPYNPDGQPMGGFVMDGQQHMGIRPPGPMGGMGMNMGMEGQWHYM